In Brevibacterium pigmentatum, the sequence ACCGCCCGCTCGATCGTCATCGGCATGCCCAATACCTTCAAAGCCCTGTCCAAGGGGAAGATCTCCGAGGACAAGGCACGGATCATGGTCGACGAAACCGCGGTCCTCGACGCTGCCGATCGGCGCAGAGTCGATACGCGGATGAAGCGCAGTCTGGAACCGTCAGGGCTGCGGAGCCTGCGTGCCGAAGTGCGGGCGCTCAGTACGGAGATGGACGCCGAGGCGGCCGCGAAGCGGGCAGCGAAAGCCGTGACCAATCGTCGCGTGACCATGACCGTGATCGACGACGGGATGGCCAGGATCTCTGCGATCCTGCCGCTTCCACAGGCCGTCGCCGCCTATGAGAGCCTCAGAGCCGGTGCCGAGTCGGTCACTGCCGCCGGTGACGCAGGCGGGCGGAATCGCCAGCAGGTGCTCGCCGACGCCTTCGTCGAACGTTTGAGCGGCCAAACGAGTGCGACGGCGGTGCCCGCGGAGATCCATCTGCTCGTCGAAGCCGAATCCCTGCTCTCTGACGGGCTCGTACCCGCCTGGCTGCCCGGGTTCGGACCGCTGCCGGCGAAGACGGCACGGAAGTTCATCGCCGCGAACGAAGCAAAGATGTTCATCAGCCGGGTCTTCACTCGCCCCGATGACGGGCAGCTTGTGGGGATGGATGCGAAGAGTCGGGAATTCACCGGCCGACTGCGGCAGATGATCACCTTCCGCGACGATGTGTGCCGGACACCGTGGTGCGATGCGCCGATCCGGCATGCCGATCACGCCGTTCCCGTTGCCGCTGGCGGAGCCACCACCTGGGAGAACGGTTCAGGGCTGTGTGCATCCTGCAACTACGCGAAGGAACATCCCGGGTGGAAGCACGAGGCGACAGCCGAAGGGCTTCGCGTCACCACGCCGAGCGGACGATCCTACGAGGTGACCACTCCCGCGGTGGTCCGCCGCATGCGGTTCCCGCGTCCCGAAGCAGTGTCCGAACCCGGAAAATCGCCGCCGGAGACCGATTGGAGGCAGACCTTCTCCCGATTCCTCGAACCGCAGCGAGATGAACAGACACCGCGGGACGAGTCGCCTCCGTCGGGTGAGGAACCTCGTACACAGAGGGAGTTTCCGATCGAATTCCAAACGATCGCCCCGAGCTTCGTCCTGCCCGACCAGCTGCCGCCACGGTACTGCACCCGTGCCGAGAAGATCGCCGAGTGGCGCAGACGCAATGCGCACCGGCGGCCGACCGCAAGGGACTGCGGAGGCAGCTCGGTCGAGCA encodes:
- a CDS encoding HNH endonuclease, which gives rise to MDVDTAREPAPVPDPLTEIIRFGELLRGLDPGGTEAQTLERITALEELKSAVVAAQSREAVAFEALRIERDRLNRVPALDCGKRAGDEVGLAKKVSPGSGRKFLSTARSIVIGMPNTFKALSKGKISEDKARIMVDETAVLDAADRRRVDTRMKRSLEPSGLRSLRAEVRALSTEMDAEAAAKRAAKAVTNRRVTMTVIDDGMARISAILPLPQAVAAYESLRAGAESVTAAGDAGGRNRQQVLADAFVERLSGQTSATAVPAEIHLLVEAESLLSDGLVPAWLPGFGPLPAKTARKFIAANEAKMFISRVFTRPDDGQLVGMDAKSREFTGRLRQMITFRDDVCRTPWCDAPIRHADHAVPVAAGGATTWENGSGLCASCNYAKEHPGWKHEATAEGLRVTTPSGRSYEVTTPAVVRRMRFPRPEAVSEPGKSPPETDWRQTFSRFLEPQRDEQTPRDESPPSGEEPRTQREFPIEFQTIAPSFVLPDQLPPRYCTRAEKIAEWRRRNAHRRPTARDCGGSSVEQELVQAVYGSD